A stretch of Channa argus isolate prfri chromosome 16, Channa argus male v1.0, whole genome shotgun sequence DNA encodes these proteins:
- the mrpl33 gene encoding 39S ribosomal protein L33, mitochondrial isoform X2 yields the protein MFLTTVNLAKAKSKTVLVQMMSAAGTGYFFNTKRNRLREKLVLRKHDPFVNKHVLFFEKKKIRSI from the exons ATGTTCCTTACCACCGTAAATT TGGCCAAGGCAAAATCAAA GACCGTCCTGGTGCAGATGATGAGCGCTGCAGGGACAGGATACTTCTTTAACACAAAGAGGAATCGCCTCAGAGAGAAATTGGTGCTGCGTAAACATGATCCATTTG tGAACAAACACGTCCTATTctttgaaaagaagaagatcagaTCAATTTAA
- the mrpl33 gene encoding 39S ribosomal protein L33, mitochondrial isoform X1 produces MYICSVSFYVPVAKAKSKTVLVQMMSAAGTGYFFNTKRNRLREKLVLRKHDPFVNKHVLFFEKKKIRSI; encoded by the exons ATGTACATCTGCTCTGTTTCCTTTTATGTCCCAGTGGCCAAGGCAAAATCAAA GACCGTCCTGGTGCAGATGATGAGCGCTGCAGGGACAGGATACTTCTTTAACACAAAGAGGAATCGCCTCAGAGAGAAATTGGTGCTGCGTAAACATGATCCATTTG tGAACAAACACGTCCTATTctttgaaaagaagaagatcagaTCAATTTAA